In the Wyeomyia smithii strain HCP4-BCI-WySm-NY-G18 chromosome 2, ASM2978416v1, whole genome shotgun sequence genome, one interval contains:
- the LOC129724715 gene encoding tryptophan 5-hydroxylase 1 — MSGSGKGLLGLWLYHSGEQEWTVKEGSPLHKRKEFAQCKPADTSNGNEQRGDKTSIIFTLKNQVGGLARALQVFQELGINVLHVELNKTGELCEQADVLVDIECESNKLDQVLRLLKREVQSVNYAAPVASDGPPPTPLSACGSFDFGEMHWFPRKISDLDRAQNVLMYGSELDADHPGFKDPVYRKRREQFAAIANSYKHGNPIPRIQYTTEEIKTWGTVFRELHKLYLKHAVPEYMENWPELVKYCGYREDNLPQLQDINVFLKRKTGFQIRPVAGYLTPRDFLSGLAFRVFHCTQYIRHSSDPFYTPEPDCCHELLGHMPLLANPSFAQFSQELGLASLGACDDDINKLATLYFFTVEFGLCRQDDGSFKVFGAGLLSSVAELKHAISTPAKIKRFDPDETCKEECIITAYQNAYYYTDSFEEAKEKMRAFAENIQRPFGVRYNPYTQTVEVLSNAKKITALVSELRGDISIISAALKKVSALDDNLDVESIEKLLSAKLCVLNKSPNSESSDSTDKATSPNQ, encoded by the exons ATGAGTGGCTCTGGAAAAGGATTACTCGGATTATGGCTGTACCACAGTGGCGAACAGGAATGGACCGTAAAGGAAGGCAGTCCGTTACACAAACGGAAAGAATTTGCT CAATGCAAACCGGCTGACACCAGCAACGGCAATGAGCAGCGGGGTGATAAAACGTCCATCATCTTCACTCTCAAAAATCAAGTTGGCGGCTTGGCCAGAGCTCTGCAGGTGTTTCAGGAGCTCGGAATCAATGTTCTACACGTGGAGCTGAACAAAACTGGCGAACTGTGCGAACAAGCGGACGTTCTGGTAGACATTGAATGCGAGTCCAATAAGTTGGACCAGGTGCTGCGGTTGCTGAAACGCGAGGTACAGTCGGTAAATTACGCCGCGCCGGTGGCCAGCGATGGACCCCCGCCGACGCCACTTTCTGCCTGTGGTAGTTTTG ATTTCGGAGAAATGCATTGGTTTCCGCGAAAAATCTCTGACCTTGATCGGGCTCAGAACGTTCTCATGTACGGCAGTGAATTGGACGCAGATCATCCCGGTTTCAAGGACCCTGTTTATCGCAAACGAAGAGAGCAATTTGCTGCAATAGCCAATTCGTACAAGCA CGGAAATCCCATCCCAAGGATACAGTACACCACCGAAGAGATCAAGACATG GGGAACCGTTTTCCGTGAACTGCACAAACTTTATCTCAAGCATGCTGTTCCGGAGTACATGGAAAATTGGCCCGAGCTAGTAAAATACTGTGGCTACCGGGAGGACAACTTACCACAGCTGCAGGATATTAACGTGTTTCTGAAACGGAAGACCGGATTTCAAATCCGGCCGGTGGCCGGTTATCTCACACCGAGAGATTTCCTTTCCGGGCTGGCGTTCCGAGTGTTCCACTGCACCCAGTACATTCGGCACTCGTCGGATCCATTCTACACACCGGAGCc CGACTGTTGTCACGAGCTGCTGGGTCATATGCCGCTACTGGCGAATCCTAGTTTCGCTCAGTTCTCCCAGGAACTAGGTCTAGCCTCGCTAGGTGCTTGCGATGACGATATCAATAAATTGGCGACG CTATATTTTTTCACTGTCGAATTTGGATTGTGCCGTCAGGATGACGGAAGCTTCAAAGTCTTCGGAGCAGGACTGCTGTCATCGGTTGCCGAACTGAAGCACGCGATTTCCACACCGGCTAAAATAAAACGTTTCGATCCGGATGAAACATGCAAAGAGGAGTGCATTATCACGGCCTATCAGAATGCTTACTACTATACGGATTCGTTTGAAGAGGCCAAGGAAAAAATGAG AGCATTCGCCGAAAATATTCAACGACCGTTTGGAGTTCGATATAATCCCTACACTCAAACGGTCGAGGTGCTTAGCAACGCTAAGAAAATTACCGCTCTGGTTAGCGAGCTGCGAGGCGATATCAGCATTATATCGGCTGCATTGAAAAAAGTTTCGGCTTTGGATGACAATTTAGACGTTGAATCTATCGAGAAGCTTCTTTCGGCTAAACTTTGT GTGCTTAATAAAAGTCCAAACTCTGAATCCTCAGATTCCACCGATAAAGCAACTTCTCCCAACCAGTAA